Proteins encoded within one genomic window of Fusarium musae strain F31 chromosome 4, whole genome shotgun sequence:
- a CDS encoding hypothetical protein (EggNog:ENOG41) — protein sequence MANLSQPGHGPVQTSAVVVLGASSCLAIPPPSPPTPSSSPPGDTFCEPIDPLSLERELRGDSQIKDQRLREGVHVLNTEALALRNLLRLYETDPVARDGFNLSVQAITKQQRANGKLVVIGVGKSGHIGQKLVATFKSLAIQAVFLHPTEALHGDLGIIGPSDTLLFITYSGKTQELLIMLPHIDESLPTILLTSHTSPDTCEFINHRPNTILLPAPIPEPEKTSFGVSAPTTSTTVALALGDAIAVTAAKEINASIAAVFAKNHPGGAIGAAARQPRTIKDIAVSWRDIPIAPESEGVSLGFDLLRAGLDSVTGWVRVQDRVASPGTIRKISKDDLNKSLEEIPDASIPNSLMLSLSSETTIRQACDILKNMQLSPNDEDLPCERESAIAVMEMGEIVGVLEVGCLLDFER from the coding sequence ATGGCAAACCTGTCGCAGCCTGGCCATGGACCAGTTCAGACGAGTGCAGTCGTTGTGCTTGGTGCCTCCTCATGCCTTGCAATACCTCCTCCCTCGCCTCctacaccatcctcatcaccacccGGGGACACCTTCTGTGAACCCATCGATCCATTGAGTTTGGAACGAGAACTGAGAGGAGACTCTCAAATCAAGGATCAGCGTCTGCGAGAAGGGGTTCATGTGCTCAATACAGAGGCATTGGCCTTGAGAAATCTTTTGCGGCTGTATGAAACAGATCCTGTAGCCCGCGACGGCTTCAACTTGTCGGTCCAGGCTATTACCAAGCAGCAACGGGCGAACGGCAAACTCGTTGTTATCGGTGTAGGCAAATCAGGACATATTGGACAGAAACTCGTGGCCACGTTCAAAAGTCTCGCCATTCAAGCCGTCTTTCTTCATCCAACTGAAGCCTTACATGGTGACCTTGGTATCATAGGGCCTAGCGATACTCTGTTGTTCATCACGTATTCAGGCAAGACTCAAGAGCTGCTCATCATGCTGCCTCATATCGATGAGTCACTCCCGACTATACTTCTTACATCGCACACTTCCCCGGACACATGTGAGTTCATCAACCATCGGCCTAACACCATCTTGCTCCCGGCCCCGATTCCAGAACCTGAGAAGACCTCATTTGGCGTTTCTGCTCCCACCACATCGACGACAGTGGCGTTGGCTCTTGGTGATGCAATTGCAGTTACAGCAGCTAAGGAGATCAATGCCAGCATTGCGGCTGTCTTTGCGAAGAATCACCCTGGTGGTGCTATCGGTGCCGCAGCTCGACAACCTCGTACCATCAAAGATATAGCAGTCAGTTGGCGTGATATACCGATAGCACCAGAGTCAGAGGGGGTGAGTCTGGGGTTTGACTTGCTGCGTGCTGGCCTCGATTCGGTCACTGGTTGGGTCAGAGTGCAAGATCGAGTTGCCTCGCCGGGTACAATACGAAAGATCAGTAAAGACGACTTGAACAAGAGTTTGGAGGAGATCCCGGATGCCTCAATACCGAATTCTCTGATGCTTTCGCTATCCTCAGAGACTACTATTCGTCAGGCATGTGATATCTTGAAGAACATGCAACTGTCACCGAACGACGAAGATCTGCCATGCGAGCGGGAATCTGCCATAGCAGTGATGGAAATGGGAGAGATAGTGGGCGTTCTGGAAGTTGGTTGTCTCTTGGATTTTGAAAGATGA
- a CDS encoding hypothetical protein (EggNog:ENOG41), which yields MGLHLSSAWSTPRGWRLITVTLVALTLLLVVPLHRLSDDSPGVYGHLTNYLSHEGAAYDVEEGFVANLNETTTNQILNDKEPAKEPAEKIPYDTDSPQYTGETDKEAPGSAEKPAGAQHPEDDKKADDAEDDGAVLEIDHGDNDTPQNTDQIHSEGPKETMKPESSETESQAVQSGEPKSQDDGNKPGEADKEHRPQDNTQPQTGEKKLQADETASGGENKPPHSETKTEESENKHEQDENKPEDKEDKQPDGIKLSDQSQNNNDHKNGDGDSAAKTQVYQDIATTSIVSEFIPSQTADLDVPSGPLSNWTGVCDGFPNTDGIMLVMKTGATEAFTKLPAHLLTSLQCLDDYLLFSDLDQQIDKYQIYDVLKDVKDDVKRGRKEFDLYKAQTECPIAQQYCTENMKEGWNLDKYKFLHMVEKAWEMRPNKEWYVFAEADTYVFWSNLVWYLRNRVNGTETPYVGSVAMLKGKPFAHGGSGYVIHGDTMRKMVEIPDLAHKYDMMATHECCGDYLMSLAVMETGKKVKQAHPMFNGEKPMTLPFGNNHWCEPLLSMHHMNPEEVSDAWHFEKTRQKKGFIQIREMYHQFWAPQLEAEHDEWDNLSDDVCYIGFGPEAQGKASDHQKGRQKKEKEKNAIEQHAHRSKEHCAMVCEAENLDISEDDYYNLKDDKERNEMIRSRYSQKKGNKEWHAGRRCFQWRYHNNVCCIARSFKRGKPRKEQKPEEKWTSGWFVQGINDWIDAKGDCTPKWKD from the exons ATGGGTCTTCACTTAAGCTCTGCCTGGAGCACCCCCAGGGGCTGGAGGCTGATTACAGTAACACTCGTCGCCCTGACCTTGCTGCTCGTTGTACCCCTCCATCGGCTCAGCGACGATTCACCGGGCGTTTATGGACATTTGACCAATTATCTCAGCCATGAAGGTGCCGCATACGATGTCGAAGAAGGCTTTGTCGCCAATCTCAACGAGACGACTACCAACCAAATACTGAACGACAAGGAGCCTGCTAAGGAGCCTGCCGAAAAGATCCCATACGATACGGATTCGCCGCAATACACAGGCGAGACAGACAAAGAAGCTCCTGGCAGCGCTGAAAAGCCTGCTGGAGCTCAACACCCAGAGGACGATAAGAAGGCAGACGATGCAGAGGACGACGGAGCGGTTCTTGAGATTGATCATGGCGACAACGATACACCTCAAAACACCGACCAGATCCACAGCGAGGGGCCAAAGGAGACCATGAAACCCGAGAGTAGTGAGACCGAATCGCAGGCTGTACAAAGTGGTGAACCCAAGTCGCAAGATGATGGAAACAAGCCTGGTGAGGCAGATAAGGAACACCGGCCACAGGACAACACGCAGCCTCAGACTGGCGAGAAGAAACTCCAGGCTGATGAGACAGCCTCAGGCGGTGAGAACAAACCTCCACACAGCGAGACCAAGACCGAAGAGAGTGAGAACAAGCATGAGCAGGATGAAAACAAACCCGAggacaaggaagacaagCAACCTGATGGTATCAAGTTGTCTGATCAGTCGCAAAACAACAATGACCACAAGAACGGAGACGGCGATAGTGCGGCCAAGACCCAAGTCTATCAAGATATCGCGACAACCAGCATCGTGAGTGAGTTCATACCGTCTCAAACAGCAGACTTGGATGTTCCTTCGGGTCCTTTATCGAACTGGACTGGAGTTTGTGATGGATTCCCCAACACCGATGGTATCATGCTTGTCATGAAAACCGGTGCCACCGAAGCATTTACCAAGCTCCCGGCCCATCTCTTGACGAGCCTGCAGTGTCTGGATGACTATCTTCTCTTTTCTGATCTG GACCAACAAATCGACAAGTACCAAATCTACGACGTCCTCAAGGATGTGAAGGATGACGTCAAAAGAGGTCGCAAGGAATTTGACCTCTACAAAGCCCAAACCGAGTGCCCAATTGCTCAGCAGTATTGTACCGAGAACATGAAGGAAGGCTGGAATCTTGATAAGTACAAGTTCCTCCATATGGTGGAGAAAGCCTGGGAGATGCGTCCCAACAAGGAGTGGTACGTGTTTGCTGAAGCCGACACCTACGTCTTCTGGTCGAATCTTGTGTGGTATCTTCGCAACAGGGTCAATGGCACCGAGACACCGTACGTCGGCAGTGTTGCCATGCTTAAGGGAAAGCCATTCGCCCATGGCGGCAGTGGTTATGTGATCCATGGAGACAccatgaggaagatggtTGAGATCCCTGACTTGGCACACAAGTACGATATGATGGCTACTCATGAATGCTGTGGTGATTACCTCATGTCCCTAGCTGTCATGGAAACCGGTAAGAAGGTGAAACAAGCACACCCAATGTTCAACGGCGAGAAGCCCATGACCCTTCCATTTGGCAACAATCACTGGTGTGAGCCCCTCTTGTCCATGCATCACATGAATCCCGAGGAAGTCAGCGACGCCTGGCATTTCGAGAAGACGCGCCAGAAAAAG GGTTTCATTCAAATCAGAGAAATGTATCACCAGTTTTGGGCTCCTCAGCTGGAGGCGGAGCATGACGAGTGGGATAACTTGTCTGACGACGTCTGCTATATTGGATTCGGTCCTGAGGCTCAGGGCAAGGCCAGTGACCACCAGAAGGGCCgacaaaagaaggaaaaagagaagaatgccATTGAGCAACACGCTCACCGATCCAAGGAGCACTGTGCTATGGTATGCGAGGccgagaaccttgatatcTCGGAAGACGATTATTACAATCTCAAGGACGACAAGGAACGCAACGAGATGATCAGATCCCGCTACAgccagaagaagggcaaCAAGGAGTGGCACGCTGGCCGCCGCTGTTTCCAATGGCGTTACCACAACAATGTGTGCTGTATTGCCAGGAGTTTCAAGAGGGGCAAGCCTCGCAAAGAGCAAAAGCCGGAAGAGAAGTGGACGAGTGGCTGGTTTGTCCAAGGCATCAACGATTGGATCGACGCCAAGGGTGACTGTACACCAAAGTGGAAGGACTAA
- a CDS encoding hypothetical protein (EggNog:ENOG41) codes for MATPPIPPNRLKQIATDACNSAIGSAEFYDHDKTEQWNSTIISSVLKAVISESTPEGASAPSFKFACNSTIVQHLVPTSALNKPRGGTEIKAEEPHISTSSEATATDGKPHVGRRGMHSATGAYWDQKKDGMWTFKYDGGEGKGLDVVVMLIWVAI; via the exons ATGGCCACTCCT CCGATTCCCCCCAACCGCCTCAAGCAGATCGCTACCGAC GCTTGCAACAGCGCGATTGGAAGCGCTGAATTCTACGATCATGACAAGACCGAGCAATGGAACTCAACAATCATT AGCTCTGTTCTGAAAGCCGTCATCTCCGAGTCAACCCCCGAGGGCGCTTCTGCTCCCTCGTTCAAGTTCGCATGCAACAGCACCATCGTGCAGCACCTCGTCCCTACGTCCGCCCTGAACAAGCCCCGTGGTGGCaccgagatcaaggctgaagaGCCTCACATTTCTACGAGCTCCGAAGCGACTGCCACTGACGGAAAGCCCCATGTCGGTCGGCGAGGAATGCACAGTGCCACAGGCGCCTACTGGGACCAGAAGAAGGACGGCATGTGGACCTTCAAGTATGATGGCGGTGAGGGCAAGGGCCTCGATGTAGTTGTTATGCTCATCTGGGTCGCCATTTGA
- the VTC1 gene encoding vacuolar transporter chaperone (EggNog:ENOG41~BUSCO:EOG09265IBC) gives MSSQPLLQTTPGKRIALPTRVEPKVFFANERTFLSWLNFTVILGALAIGMLNFGDRVAFISAFLFTGVAMLTMIYALVTYHWRAKSIRMKGQAGFDDRFGPTVLAIILLLAVIVNFVLRITDKSKNNGN, from the exons ATGTCTTCCCAACCTCTCCTTCAGACCACTCCCG GTAAGCGCATCGCTTTGCCAACCCGCGTCGAGCCCAAGGTCTTCTTCGCGAACGAACGAACTTTCCTGTCATGGCTCAACTTCACCGTCATCCTCGGCGCCCTCGCCATCGGCATGCTGAACTTCGGTGATAGAGTCGCCTTCATCTCTGCATTCCTCTTCACTGGTGTCGCTATGTTGACCATGATATATGCATTGGTGACGTACCATTGGCGAGCCAAGTCTATAAGGATGAAGGGTCAGGCTGGCTTTGATGACCGTTTTGGTCCCACCGTTCTGGCCATTATTCTTTTACTGGCCGTCATTGTCAACTTTGTCCTCCGAATCACCGACAAGTCCAAGAACAATGGCAACTAG
- a CDS encoding hypothetical protein (EggNog:ENOG41~BUSCO:EOG092619L1), translating to MASPSITLDRILAAVPVTNRGQPTQISADSKGQRIAYPCGKSIFVRSIDNPSDAKEYTGHTAPTTVARFAPNGFKVASGDSSGMLKVWEPESIESTRGEYGIISGRLNDIAWDGESQRVIAVGDGREQFGRCITADSGNSVGEIIGHSKSVNAVAMKPQRPFRAATVGDDGNMVFYHGAPYKFNNKSAQHTGFVLGAAYSPDGSSLVTVGADKRIQLYDGKTGEPTREIGQGEHSGSIFAVSWSPDGRKFVTASADQTVKLWDVDAGSVIQTWKFGEDVSVGDQQVGIVFVPGRSDGLIISLSLSGNLAYLTEGKPEPVRVVYGHGKSITALSTGSDGKGADLWSGSFDGRVCHWDVNSGIATVVDGQAHTNQVAQFATADGQVLSAGWDDTLRIVDESAKTFLGTSIKLQAQPKGVSAANGLVYVATYSGVSVYSGEKLVSEQSFDFTPGAIAASGSFVAIGANENCVRIYNASSNGKLEEVKSLSNPTGTISALAFSNDGSHLAAGNSVGKIYVYSAGSWELVADRWSAHTARVTAIAWDDTGAYAASGSLDTNVFIWCLEKKNQGKRIKAANAHKDGVNGVAWVEGGRVASAGGDANVKIWKVQNLP from the exons ATGGCCTCTCCATCCATCACTCTCGACCGCATCCTTGCGGCAGTCCCAGTTACAAACCGTGGTCAGCCAACTCAGATCTCGGCCGACTCCAAGGGTCAACGGATAGCTTATCCT TGCGGAAAATCCATATTTGTTCGCTCCATCGACAACCCTTCAGACGCAAAGGAATACACCGGCCACACCGCCCCTACAACCGTCGCTCGATTTGCTCCTAATGGCTTCAAGGTCGCCAGTGGCGACTCAAGCGGAATGCTAAAGGTGTGGGAGCCCGAGTCTATCGAGAGTACCAGGGGCGAGTACGGAATCATCTCTGGTCGTCTGAACGATATTGCCTGGGACGGCGAGTCGCAACGCGTTATTGCTGTTGGCGATGGTCGCGAGCAATTCGGTCGCTGCATTACAGCCGATAGCGGTAACTCAGTTGGTGAGATCATCGGTCACTCCAAGTCTGTCAATGCCGTCGCAATGAAACCTCAGCGCCCGTTCCGTGCGGCTACGGTTGGCGACGATGGCAACATGGTCTTCTATCATGGAGCCCCATACAAGTTCAACAACAAGAGCGCTCAACATACCGGTTTTGTTCTGGGCGCTGCCTATTCCCCTGATGGAAGCTCTTTGGTTACAGTTGGTGCCGACAAGAGGATACAGCTCTATGATGGGAAGACGGGTGAGCCCACCAGAGAGATTGGGCAGGGTGAGCACTCGGGAAGTATATTTGCCGTATCATGGTCGCCAGATGGCAGGAAGTTCGTCACCGCTAGTGCTGATCAAACTGTCAAGCTTTGGGATGTCGATGCAGGCAGCGTCATCCAAACCTGGAAGTTTGGAGAGGATGTTAGCGTGGGTGACCAGCAAGTTGGTATTGTGTTTGTTCCTGGCCGTAGCGACGGCCTCATTATTAGTCTCAGCCTTTCAGGCAACCTCGCGTACTTGACTGAGGGCAAGCCGGAACCTGTCCGCGTTGTATATGGTCACGGAAAGAGCATAACCGCTCTGTCGACTGGATCTGACGGCAAGGGTGCTGACCTCTGGTCTGGTAGCTTTGACGGCCGCGTATGCCACTGGGACGTTAATTCAGGGATTGCTACGGTTGTCGATGGGCAAGCACATACAAACCAGGTCGCTCAGTTTGCCACTGCCGATGGCCAGGTACTCAGTGCTGGTTGGGACGATACTCTCAGAATTGTCGACGAGTCGGCCAAGACCTTCTTGGGCACTTCCATCAAGCTACAAGCACAACCTAAAGGTGTAAGTGCGGCGAACGGACTTGTCTATGTCGCGACTTACTCTGGTGTCTCCGTGTACTCTGGCGAAAAGCTGGTCAGCGAGCAGTCTTTTGACTTTACCCCTGGTGCTATTGCGGCATCCGGATCGTTTGTTGCCATTGGAGCCAACGAAAATTGCGTCCGCATATACAACGCCAGTTCAAATGGTAAGCTCGAAGAAGTCAAGTCGCTGAGTAACCCAACTGGCACTATCTCTGCACTTGCTTTTTCCAATGATGGCTCGCATCTAGCCGCTGGAAACAGTGTCGGAAAGATCTATGTTTACAGCGCTGGGAGCTGGGAATTGGTCGCAGATCGCTGGTCTGCTCACACTGCTCGGGTAACAGCTATTGCCTGGGACGACACAGGCGCCTACGCTGCTAGTGGTAGTCTTGATACAAACGTCTTTATCTGGTGTCTTGAAAAGAAGAACCAGGGTAAGCGAATCAAGGCTGCTAACGCTCACAAGGACGGCGTCAATGGTGTTGCCTGGGTCGAAGGTGGCAGAGTTGCTAGCGCTGGAGGGGATGCCAACGTGAAGATCTGGAAGGTTCAGAATTTGCCTTGA
- a CDS encoding hypothetical protein (BUSCO:EOG092658CI), with protein MERPRLDRVCLVTVGATTGFGKLVESVLQPSFWQYMHSQSFTQLRVQCGPDLARARKQLADRKDDIPSALCIDLFASRKNLMKEEMSLCKDADGKRQLGLVISHAGTGTILDAWKMGLPLIVVPNIHLLNDHQTEMAKHLSKEGAEDLEEAIHKVGLLWEENKTRWPPHVIPSQQPKRLRLWDLAPEDVAKEQKATMVHD; from the exons ATGGAGAGGCCTCGTCTTGACCGCGTGTGTCTTGTCACGGTCGGCGCGACCACGGGGTTTGGAAAACTCGTTGAATCAGTACTTCAGCCAAGTTTCTGGCAATACATGCATTCACAGAGTTTTACTCAACTGCGCGTACAATGCGGCCCTGATCTTGCCCGGGCGAGGAAACAACTTGCCGATCGCAAAGATGACATTCCATCGGCCCTATGTATCGACCTATTTGCATCCAGAAAAAATCTCATGAAGGAGGAAATGTCTCTATGCAAGGACGCTGATGGCAAGAGACAACTTGGCCTTGTGATATCCCACGCTG GTACGGGAACAATCCTGGATGCGTGGAAGATGGGGTTGCCTCTTATCGTTGTACCAAATATACATCTTTTGAACGATCACCAGACTGAGATGGCTAAACATCTCTCCAAGGAGGG TGCcgaagatcttgaagaagctaTCCATAAGGTGGGACTTCTCTGGGAGGAGAACAAGACTCGTTGGCCTCCACACGTTATTCCCTCCCAACAACCCAAGAGGCTTCGCTTGTGGGATCTCGCCCCTGAAGACGTCGCCAAAGAACAGAAGGCCACGATGGTGCATGATTAG
- a CDS encoding hypothetical protein (EggNog:ENOG41~BUSCO:EOG09264KIV) produces the protein MASVSIAARLCAAACRRAPRIQHIVRPQQLIRPKPHAQRAFTTSTIRWAREEDQRQDDAEEDDFGPIELKKLEAALAEASTPDGLKQLDQLAKENGYNSIDHYLQNELEWHPGWASEDRSVLEDITRDDKGERPNKQSFWFDEEDPETNTEELEEFDEDDITSMAHGKLDEIRDMRQYARLAVWELPLLSTEYAKPFVPPSDNQVLRWRYTSYMGEFHPAEKKVVVQFAPDDLKLTPVQTEKLKKLAGPRYNPETEIIKMSSDSFEHQAQNKRYLSNLVDDLIAAAKDPKDTFEDIPLDTRHHKIQPKPRFPKEWRMSPERREQLDAHRQRLAIEDAKIAESGRLIDGTQAIDEYLIKRAAEDQKKAKIAELVPATPSKSAGGSRARR, from the exons ATGGCTTCAGTATCAATAGCCGCAAGGCTATGCGCCGCGGCTTGCCGTCGGGCCCCTCGAATACAACACATTGTCCGGCCTCAGCAGCTTATCCGCCCGAAGCCGCATGCTCAACGGGCATTTACCACCTCAACAATACGATGGGCGCGCGAGGAAGATCAACGCCAAGACGAcgctgaggaggatgatttCGGTCCTAtagagctgaagaagctggaggcCGCGTTAGCTGAGGCTTCTACACCGGATGGGCTGAAACAATTGGATCAGCTGGCCAAGGAGAATGGTTATAATTCCATTGACCACTACTTGCAAAATGAGCTGGAATGGCACCCTGGCTGGGCGTCAGAGGATAGGTCAGTGCTGGAAGATATCACAAGAGATGACAAGGGCGAAAGGCCCAATAAACAGTCATTCTGGTTCGACGAGGAGGATCCCGAAACCAACACtgaagaacttgaggaaTTCGACGAGGACGACATAACATCTATGGCTCATGGCAAGCTTGACGAAATTCGAGATATGCGACAGTACGCACGACTGGCAGTATGGGAGTTGCCTCTTCTTTCAA CAGAGTATGCCAAACCCTTCGTCCCTCCTAGCGACAACCAGGTTCTGCGATGGCGGTACACTTCTTATATGGGTGAATTCCACCCTGCGGAGAAAAAGGTGGTGGTGCAGTTCGCCCCCGATGACCTGAAGCTCACACCGGTTCAAAccgagaagctgaagaagcttgctggCCCTCGCTACAACCCTGAGACAGAAATCATCAAAATGAGCAGCGATAGCTTTGAACACCAAGCACAGAACAAGCGCTACCTCTCCAATCTAGTTGACGACCTCATTGCTGCGGCCAAAGACCCCAAGGACACATTTGAGGATATCCCTCTTGATACCCGACATCATAAGATTCAGCCCAAGCCGCGATTCCCTAAGGAGTGGCGCATGTCTCCTGAGCGCCGTGAACAGCTTGATGCCCACCGCCAACGCTTAGCGATAGAGGATGCTAAAATCGCCGAGAGTGGTCGGCTGATCGATGGGACACAGGCCATCGACGAGTACCTGATCAAGAGGGCCGCCGAGGATCAGAAGAAGGCTAAGATTGCGGAGCTTGTGCCTGCAACGCCCAGTAAGAGTGCAGGCGGTAGCCGTGCGAGGAGATGA
- a CDS encoding hypothetical protein (EggNog:ENOG41), with translation MQTEYLVNIIILGAPASGKKSFIRRYCQDVFTDLYDPVTETSGDQRLTNISGIPTIINLERIPSTFIQSAPESRRIATEADALILLYDGSSIESLEELRRIRLQVLAPHLGEAAPPTAVVAGKADGAEAAGSVWERGLGEGRELSVLLGAKFGVVSALWGDGVKDVVEELAARVLERKGIEKDLLMGAGS, from the exons ATGCAGACAGAATACCTAGTCAACATTATTATCCTTGGAGCTCCGGCCTctgggaagaagagcttcatACGGAGA TATTGCCAAGATGTCTTCACAGACTTGTACGATCCTGTTACCGAAACATCCGGGGACCAGCGTCTCACAAACATCTCTGGCATTCcgaccatcatcaaccttgagcGCATCCCATCAACATTTATTCAATCTGCTCCCGAATCCCGCCGCATAGCAACGGAAGCGGATGCTCTGATTCTGCTATACGACGGCTCCTCCATCGAGAGCCTGGAAGAGCTTCGCCGCATACGGCTTCAAGTGCTGGCTCCGCACTTGGGAGAAGCGGCGCCACCCACGGCCGTGGTCGCTGGCAAGGCCGATGGCGCGGAGGCCGCGGGGAGCGTATGGGAGCGGGGGTTAGGAGAGGGGAGGGAACTGTCGGTGTTGCTAGGGGCCAAGTTTGGGGTTGTGTCAGCACTTTGGGGAGACGGGGTCAAGGATGTGGTAGAGGAGCTGGCGGCGAGGGTTTTGGAAAGGAAGGGGATCGAGAAAGACCTGTTGATGGGAGCGGGATCATAA
- a CDS encoding hypothetical protein (EggNog:ENOG41) translates to MAGSNSSYTIAPLEHTPLDEIAAKVDLLRKTFRSGRTKDIEFRMKQIRKLYWAIVDNTELMQDALIKDLRKCKYEAVLAEIDWCKQECIDMVNNMEKWLRDEPVPNVPLQFRAMKHRTRFEPLGVVLNIGSFNFPFQLNLPVVIGAIACGNCVVLKASESSPNCAMVLKKIFDESLDPECFTYVNGALPETQLLLEQKFDKICFTGGKAVGKIIAQKAAETLTPVLLELGGLNPAFVTKNANLKLAARRLLWQKSLNAGQVCMSHNYILVERSVLSQFLGELNNQMRTFFPQGAKNSPDLCRIVNAGHFNRLKKMLDGTNGRIVLGGSMDESTLFMEPTAVLVDDINDSMMTQEAFGPIFAMMPVDSLDQAIDIANTVDPTPLSLSAFGSKAENNKILDNVTSGGATCNDAFFHSQIPQSPLGGVGQSGMGNYHGIYSIRTFSHQRTIAEVPYWADFLFRVRYMPYQWPVMNRMKAVADAKPNFDRNGNKTKGVTYFLALVLGLGSKKSKGALLRWAVLVVAAAILEAKKGVLSQLLTR, encoded by the exons ATGGCTGGCAGCAATTCATCCTATACCATTGCTCCTTTGGAGCACACGCCTCTCGATGAGATCGCCGCCAAGGTCGATCTCTTGAGGAAGACCTTCAGATCGGGCCGCACCAAAGACATCGAGTTCCGCATGAAACAGATTCGCAAGCTGTACTGGGCCATCGTCGACAACACTGAACTGATGCAGGATGCTCTCATCAAAGATCTTCGCAAGTGCAAGTACGAGGCTGTTCTGGCCGAGATTGATTGGTGCAAGCAAGAATGTATCGACATGGTCAACAACATGGAAAAATGGCTACGCGATGAGCCTGTCCCCAATGTCCCTTTGCAGTTCCGTGCCATGAAGCACCGCACTCGCTTCGAACCACTCGGCGTTGTCCTCAACATTGGATCCTTCAACTTCCCTTTTCAGCTCAACCTCCCTGTTGTCATTGGCGCGATCGCTTGTGGTAACTGCGTTGTTCTCAAGGCCTCTGAATCATCTCCCAACTGTGCCATGgtgctcaagaagatctttGACGAGTCCCTGGACCCCGAATGTTTCACGTATGTTAATGGTGCTTTGCCCGAGACTCAACTTCTGCTCGAGCAAAAGTTCGACAAGATTTGCTTCACCGGTGGCAAGGCAGTCGGCAAGATTATTGCCCAGAAGGCCGCCGAAACCCTGACTCCAgtgcttctcgagctcggtGGTTTGAACCCGGCCTTTGTCACCAAGAACGCCAACCTCAAACTGGCTGCCAGACGACTTCTGTGGCAGAAGTCTCTCAATGCAGGCCAGGTTTGCATGTCTCACAACTACATCCTCGTCGAGCGAAGTGTTCTTTCTCAATTCTTGGGTGAGCTCAACAACCAGATGCGCACCTTCTTCCCCCAAGGCGCCAAAAACAGCCCTGACCTTTGCCGCATCGTCAATGCTGGCCACTTCAACCGCCTCAAGAAGATGCTTGATGGCACCAACGGCAGGATTGTCCTCGGTGGCTCCATGGACGAATCTACTCTCTTCATGGAGCCAACGGCGGTGCTTGTTGACGACATCAACGACAGTATGATGACCCAAGAGGCGTTTGGCCCCATTTTCGCAATGATGCCGGTTGATTCCCTCGACCAGGCCATCGACATTGCGAATACAGTTGACCCGACACCTCTCTCTCTTAGCGCCTTTGGAAGCAAGGCCGAGAACAATAAGA TTCTTGATAATGTTACCTCTGGCGGCGCCACATGTAATGATGCCTTCTTCCACTCTCAGATTCCACAGTCTCCCTTGGGAGGTGTTGGTCAGTCTGGAATGGGCAACTATCATGGCATCTACTCTATCAGAACTTTTAGCCATCAGCGTACTATCGCCGAAGTCCCTTACTGGGCTGACTTCCTCTTTCGCGTGCGATACATGCCATACCAGTGGCCCGTTATGAATCGGATGAAGGCTGTTGCCGACGCAAAGCCTAACTTTGATCGCAACGGTAACAAAACAAAGGGAGTCACATACTTCCTTGCGTTGGTCCTCGGTCTCGGATCAAAGAAGTCCAAGGGCGCTCTTCTCAGGTGGGCCGTCCTTGTGGTTGCAGCCGCCATACTGGAAGCAAAGAAAGGTGTTCTGAGCCAATTGCTCACACGATAA